GGTGCTTTCTCAAGTGTGAGTTAATCAATATATAATCATCCCCATCAAGCTGAATATAACAAGTATGTAACCTCTTTGTCATGTTCTTGTAGTATGAGCCAGAACTATTTCCTGGATTGATATATAGAATGAAGCAACCGAAGATTGTGCTTCTTATTTTTGTATCGGGAAAAATTGTCCTCACTGGAGCCAAGGTGATAAGATAAGATAACATAAGATTGTTGTCCTCACTTGTTTTTTCCTTTTTGAATCACTAGCATTGATTGGGCGAGTGTTTGTGTTATTTGAACGCAACTGATCAGGTCAGAGAAGAAACATATGCAGCGTTTGAGAACATATACCCTGTTCTTACTGAGTACAGAAAGACCCAACAATAATACACAATACAATATTGGAGCAATATGCAGAAACTTCATGGAATGGACAGATGCAGTTGGTAGTATACGAAATGGAGTGTTTTTCTTAGAGGAAAACATCCTTCATTGATCAATCTTTCCAAAACTTGAGTTTTGAGGAATTTTTAGGATTTGATAGATATAATGATTCTGCATTTGATATTCTCAAAACTCGGGGTGTTTCATTGAGTTAACTTCCATTCTTTTTAGGAACGATTTGTGGGTTAGTGGGGGAatgttttttaagaattaagaaaGGCTACAACGATCATTAGTGCATATATACTTGGATTGAGTTGAGTTATTACTTTACATGTAGTCAGTCCTATTTACGACTTCAAACAACATAATCTGAAGTTGCAATTCTGTCTGTATTTACTCCAAAACCTAATCCTTCTCCAAATGTAATGGATGATAACATGTTATGTACAATATGAAGAACATGTAAGAATACCTATATGATTCAAACAGCTGCATCTAAACTACACTGTCCAATGTTCTTCCTTTGACATgaatttgtaaattattaagGAACTTGTCTctcaataattttgttttgctGCTGCAACCACATTTGTTGTTGCTGCTCCAAGTTCTGAGGAATCAACATCGTACCAAAACTCTGATCATCTTCCTCAGATACGACCCTAGCAAAAGGATCAAATTCACCGATTGAATCAACAGTGTCTGCTTGAAAGGTAGGTGTTACTTGAAATGTTGGGATTGTGTTAAATATATGTTCATCATTTTCTGGTGTATCTTGCAGAAATGGATTATAATGCTGCTGAAATGGTTTATCCGGAGTTTGTGCTGAAGATGGAGTTACTGTTTGTGTTAGCATTAGCTCCCATCCTTCATGGCTCTGGCCAAGCAGATCTTCAAAGCCATTGTTGGAGATTTTGTTATTATCTGTGTCTTGATCAAACAGTACCAGCTCCCAACTTATGGGTGGAATTGGTTCTATTTGTTCACATGTGTTGTCTTGCACATCTTTATTCGGCCAGTCGTCTAATAGGTTCATGATcgagtttgagttcgagcttggCAATGATTTAGTGGAGCAGGTGTCGTCACCATTCTTAGTACTAGTTTGTAGCATTTGCTTCTCGAAATCGCGATCGTGGTTAATGGAATATGTCTCGAGATCGATTGAGATGGAGGGCTGATCTTTCCCGGAGGACAACTCTGTCGCGCTAAGTAGATCCTCCAACGAGGGTCGGTGTGTGGGTTCCTGATCATTGATTGTAGGGAACGAAAACATTGATTTCTTTGGGGTAGAAATATAATCTTTAGTGATTGAGAAAGAAGACCGGTCCTTGAGAAATTCCTGCAAGGATTGCAATAACTCCTCAGAAATCCTCTGTATGGTAGGATATTCTGAGGCTCTCCCGACGCCAATGCTCTTACATAGATCATAGAACGCGGCGAGTTCTTCGAACTGCTTGGTGGCCTTCATGCATGTTTGGAAGACGTTCACGCATGAATTGTATGGGAGCTCGAAGAATCCTTCGAGCAGGAGCGCCAGCCCGTCGGATATATCCTTGTAGAGATGAAAACTCTCGTGAACGATGGCGTAAAGAGAGATTTTCACGAGATTGTTCGTTTTAGCTGCTCCTGTCGGCCGAGTTGCAACGGCTCGGTCGAGAAGTTCTTGCCAGCATGAGATCTTATCGAGTAACATACCTGGTTTCATCTCCCGGAGAGTCTCGTTTATCAATTTCCCACTCATGCTACGATGATGACGGGAGTGGTGGACGTCGGCATCTGCTCCACGGGGGTTGGTGATCATGCGGCGTTGGAGTTTTCCTGTTAAGATACAATCTAGACGTTCGTCTAGGTACAATGAGAAGGTTCGGACGAATGCTGAGTAATCCCATGGGCTTGAAGAGCTGGAATCGTCGCGAAAGCTGGAGAGGTTTAGGATCTTGGCTCCACGTTTCATTGCATGGAGGACTTCTCTTGGGAAATATGGATCGCCGTCTTGGAAAATGCGGAGGACTAGGACTAATGATTTGATGGCTACAGCCCATGTTCGAGTCCTGCCGATGCGTTTACCAATGGCGCGGGCGCAGGCGGCGGCGTTGGATTTGTTGGAGGAGACGAGGGAGAGGATTTCTTGGACGTGACGAGGGTCGATGTGATCTTCATCGTCGTGGGTGGTGGCTCGGAGAACGGCGACTTCGAGATTGGAGATTGTGGCGTCGACGGAGGAGACTCTGGCTAAACCGATGCTTGTTTGGTCTTTAACGGCTCCTATTGCTTTCTTGAGTTTACTCGGCATTTGGAGATGGAGGAATGAAGGAAGGGGGATATTGTAGTTTGTCAATGGTTTGTTGTTTTTAGTTATTCATTATTTTGTGTCAAATGATTGTTAGATTGAGTTTTGTTTCTGTTTCCTATATGGATGGAGGACAATGAAAAGACCAAAAGAGGATTTGAAACTAATATTAGTAATTCAATTTGTATTATACAttcaaaaatcaatataatttatttttataattataaatatttttaagtatagtttgtttattatattaatgttatatttaattatatatataaatagtaatatttttattttaagataaataataataataataataattcttttacGACATTACATATGATTAACGGTTTTAAGGAAAAAAGTTATTTTGATTGGGTCACAATTCATGTCGAGTAAGCGGGTTGAACAACAGAACAAATTGAAAATCTTTAATATGAACTAAACCTATTTTATTTGTAAGTGAACAAAACTCGATCCGATTGATTTGACTAAACTCAAACATAACCCAACCCAATTTTATTCGatgtaatattaatattacataTCTCTATTTCAGATTA
This is a stretch of genomic DNA from Impatiens glandulifera chromosome 4, dImpGla2.1, whole genome shotgun sequence. It encodes these proteins:
- the LOC124934847 gene encoding clathrin coat assembly protein AP180-like, translated to MPSKLKKAIGAVKDQTSIGLARVSSVDATISNLEVAVLRATTHDDEDHIDPRHVQEILSLVSSNKSNAAACARAIGKRIGRTRTWAVAIKSLVLVLRIFQDGDPYFPREVLHAMKRGAKILNLSSFRDDSSSSSPWDYSAFVRTFSLYLDERLDCILTGKLQRRMITNPRGADADVHHSRHHRSMSGKLINETLREMKPGMLLDKISCWQELLDRAVATRPTGAAKTNNLVKISLYAIVHESFHLYKDISDGLALLLEGFFELPYNSCVNVFQTCMKATKQFEELAAFYDLCKSIGVGRASEYPTIQRISEELLQSLQEFLKDRSSFSITKDYISTPKKSMFSFPTINDQEPTHRPSLEDLLSATELSSGKDQPSISIDLETYSINHDRDFEKQMLQTSTKNGDDTCSTKSLPSSNSNSIMNLLDDWPNKDVQDNTCEQIEPIPPISWELVLFDQDTDNNKISNNGFEDLLGQSHEGWELMLTQTVTPSSAQTPDKPFQQHYNPFLQDTPENDEHIFNTIPTFQVTPTFQADTVDSIGEFDPFARVVSEEDDQSFGTMLIPQNLEQQQQMWLQQQNKIIERQVP